The Juglans regia cultivar Chandler chromosome 16, Walnut 2.0, whole genome shotgun sequence nucleotide sequence TAAACTACAAGCAGGAGTTTGCTGAATGGTAGGGCCTAGAGACAGAGAGACCTTTTGTATTGTGCATAAGCAGAGCATTAAAGCAAAAGTGCCACAGTAATCAACCCATGCTTACATGATTAATTCGCATAATCTCACATGATTCCAAAATTAATTCGCATAATCTCATATGATTCCAGCATGTCTTGGAGCAGTAATGTAATTTGGcactttttattatcttttcctagaatttcataaaactatTGGCGCCACCGACCAGACCAACACATGTCCCATGCAGGTAGGCCGCATGGGTGTGACTGTGGTCCATTTATTCCGGTTAAGGAATTTCAAGGTCCGAATCAAACACTTCAGACGTCGGAGACATCAAACGTAGTGGGATAGAGATATTTGGGACAATATTAGATATTGTATGTTTGTGTTTATACAagcaagtatttttttaaaaaaaaaaaaagagagagaaaaatgggagaaatgagtttttcttttataaatagaatgaactaacaataatttttaactaaCACAAAAAACCAAATTGAACTAACAATAATTTTGAGGACGCTATAGCCGCTTCTATAAAAAAAGTATTCTTATCGatcactatttattattcaatatctcatattttataaaaaatacatctacaccttataaaaaatatccacacatcctataaaaaaaattatagatgtagggtgtaaaagtaaatagtgaccaatatataaaatttttctgctcatatatcttattttaagttttattcaagaaaaataatttatacctatataaatttcatgcatatcgtttaagaaaaataagattcatgttttttttaaatgattattatttttttaaaacctcatttaagtaatgaaaatattttatcttatctcatatctttttattattataaattttttaaatttatacacaaattataataaataatttaatttttttaattttaaaataataataatattaaataaataaattttatttattttttatattaatttatctcatctcaatttactatttaaattagaCGTTTTGATCGAAATTTGCACGCGCCCCGCCCCAAGCTGAAGTCGGCACCAACGGGAACCAGGTTGGGTTAAGTTTTGATAACCGGAAGAGTTTAGGACCGTTAGAAACTGGGCGAACTAGTAAGTACACCAACAGTCCAAATACGCGACAAAGCTCCAGCTTGCTCGGTTTCCCAAAACACCATCCCACGTTCAcgtcacaataatataatataattccaTAAtgctaaattatattaaatcatacTCCCCGCTTAATATCTATAGGggtaaaaataaacacaaagtgGGAACACAGGAATTGTGAAAATCACGAAAAGAGGCGCCCAGCCAAACATTATCGATATAGACACTTTCCCCTCCACTACCCACCGCcacccatctctctctttctcaagaaATCTCTCCTGCTTCCAacatcatcatctctctctctctctctctttctctctcttcctcagtCGGACACACTTTCGCCCCCCTTGATTTGAAGCTCAACCAACGCCCCTAACAGGatactaaatcttctcatatAATTTGCTTTCTGCAATCTTTCATCTCATTCATGGCTGTTTTAGCATATCTGGTGCTTTTTTTGGCTCTCACTGGTCATTCAAGTAAGCTCTCCCACCtccttttgtatttattttttctccttcttcaaCCTTAGATGTAAAGGTTTAGGATCAGTATGAGTAATGGTTTCTGGGATGGGTTCGCTTCCTGTTTTTTGTTGCTTTTACCCtgtttttctctctgtttttcctCGTGGAGCGAAATGgagacaagtttttttttttttttatccttcgATCTCTAGGAGCgtgttatttcttttgtttttctaaatgGCAAACATTTTTCTCTACACATATGGCCAAGATTTGAGCTGGAGATCAGTGActctctgtatatatatatttttttatcaatttctgGACCAGTATTTCCTGATTCCGTTCTGGAAAGCTGGACTGTAAACTAactgatctttttttcttttattttctctctcttatataCTGATGTGCACGTTCTCCCCCCGTAGGTGCTACTTATTGCATGTGCAAAGATGGGATGAATCAACAAGACCTTCAAAAGGCGTTGGATTATGCTTGTGGAGCTGGAGCTGACTGTACTCCGATCCTTCAAAGCGGTGCCTGTTACCAACCTAACACCGTAAAGAATCACTGCGACTGGGCTGTGAACAGCTATTTCCAAAAGAAGGGTCAAGCTCAAGGGAGCTGTGATTTCTCAGGCACTGCCACCACTTCTATGACTGCCCCAAGTAAGTCCCCTTGTGCGCGCACCAAACCCCCCCAACCCGCAATCCtttgtttgattaattttttttt carries:
- the LOC109016520 gene encoding uncharacterized protein LOC109016520 isoform X1, which translates into the protein MAVLAYLVLFLALTGHSSATYCMCKDGMNQQDLQKALDYACGAGADCTPILQSGACYQPNTVKNHCDWAVNSYFQKKGQAQGSCDFSGTATTSMTAPSKSPCARTKPPQPAILCLINFFLLILDPHFFFRVIHSCVFYLCFSFKFQPSRNKQYNDAINNSDNHNSNSKHKHDAHNHNSLDHHTHNPLDHHTHNSYDHRLHPSHGLRRRNQPHREWHHELQ